The Ornithinibacillus sp. 4-3 region TCTGCTAGTCCTTTAGCAGTGGTTAGAGTTTCATACACTTTGGACGCTGGTACATGTACAGTTTGCAAGTGCTCAATATTCGCCATTCCTTACTCCTTTCTAACTGCGATAATTTGTGTTTCATGCTTATGATAACATTTGATGGATATAATTGTTTCTTTTGGATTGCTATGTTGCAGCTGCAATTATGTCAAGCGACTCTGGCGAATTTGGAGAGGAAAAATATTTTATATTTATATATTAAAGGTTTTACTATGATATTATTATTTTGAGATATTAGAGAAAATTACTAGCTAAATCAGCAACAGAATAAATGAATTTTTCATAGCGATATAAAGGGAGATGCATAAATGAAAAATATTTTTGATCCATTGCACACAAAAGAAATTTTAGATCGCATTGACAAATTAAGTCCAAATTCAAGACCCCAATGGGGAAAAATGGATGTTGCTCAAATGTTAGCTCATTGCTCAGCATTCCAAGATATTGCAATGGGAAATTCCGTTCCAAAGAGGGGTTGGTTGGGCATATTAATAGGACCGTTTGTGAAATCACTTTTTTACAATGACAAGCCACCAGCCCACAATATGTCTACTATCCCAAACATTTTGATTACAGACGAAAGAGAATTTGAAACAGAAAGAGGAAAACTGAAAGAAAAAATTATAATCTTCCAAAAGAATGGACCGGAGAAGTGTACTACCCATCCCCACGCTTTTTTTGGCAAACTTACTTCTGAGCAATGGGGGAAAGGCATTTACAAGCATCTTGACCATCATTTAAAACAGTTTGGAGTTTAGTTAGTATTTATTAATATAGTGAGGTGATTATTATGGATGAGTTACTCACGCAAATAAAACATAAACATGGAAGGATAATGGAGGGAAGACAATAAAACATTCTTACTTTGTAGAGTTAGATAAATAAATTTTATAATTTCTGTGTTATTTTTTCTCAATTATCTTGGGCACTGCTCCCTTTGTTTTTGTATTCAATGGTAGTTTACTGCAATAAATAGTGAGGATTTTTTAGTAAGACGAAAAATAGTGATAGGTATAATAGAAGAAGCAATAAGTAATATGAAAGAGAGTTGAATTTGTTATGGATAATCAAATAACTACAAAGTTTATGATACTCAAGTCAGCTAATGAGGTGTTTGAAGCGATAGTAGATCCTGTGAAAATAGGAAATTTTTGGTTCTCATCGAGTTCTGAAAGATGGGAACAAGGTAAATCCGTTACATTAAGATATGATGAATACGAGGCAGAAGGTGTTATCAACGTACTTGAAATCGAGCTAAACAAGAAGATCGTATTTTCGTGGGGTGAAGAATCAGGTGAGGAAACGATCGTTACCATTACATTAAAAGAGCTTGATAAAGAGAGTACACTTATTGAAGTAAACGAATCAGGCTTTCATAAACATGATCCTGAAATAGTAAACAAAATGCTAGGACAAAAAGAAGGTTGGGTATATATGTTAGCTTGTTTAAAGAGCTATTTGGAACATGGAGTTAGTGATTTAAGAGCATCATTAATTCATTAGCCTTAAAAAACTTTTTATTGTCTTGATAAAAAATAACAGTGCTTAAATAAACATTCCCAAACCCGAAGGTCTTCCCAGTTTAATTCCATCCAACCTATGGATTTCTATGACCAAATTTCGGTAGAAAATCCATAGGATGTGAGAATTTGGGATGCAAGCGTCAAGAGAGTTTGCCAAGAAAATCATATTATAAAAATATATCTACGCAAAAAATATGATATTATATTTCAATAAAAGAATTTTCAAATCAACGATATATCAAAATTAAATAATAAACAGAGGAGGATTCTCTAATGAGTAACATGATTGTTTATGGCAAACTAAATATGTAGGGAATGGCAGTTAATTTGTGTAGGGCCCGGAGGGCCCTACACAAATTAAAAAAGCCACTTGTCAACTTCTCAAAATAACTTTAAACTCCTCGTTGGACCAACAACGTTTAACAGGAGGCTATTAGGAGATGTTAGCAGTGGCACAAATTGATTATATCAGACATGAAGTGAATCAAAAAGGTGGAACTTATTCCAGTGTGGCAAGAAAGATGGAGCTGGATCCTCGTACAGTTTCTAAGTATGCGAATCAAGAAGAGTTTCCAGTAAAAAAACCACAGAAAAGAAGCTCTAGAGTGATGGATCCAGTGAAGCCTATTTTAGATAAGTGGATTCGAGAAGACTTAAAAAAGAAAAAGAAGAATCATAGAACTGCCAAAAGAATGTACGAGCAGTTAGTTAAGTTTCATAGCTTCGAAGGTTCTGCACGTACAGTTCGTGACTATGTTTCAAGAAGGAAGAAAGAGCTAAAAGAATATATAGAAGGAGCTTCATTACCTCTTGAATCCATACCAGGAACAGCACAAGTTGATTTTGGTACAGCACCCTTCTTATATGAATCAGAGATAATAGACCTACCGTATTTAGTGATGTCATTTCCGTACAGTAATTCATTCCTGTTTCAGGTATTTCCTTCGGAAAACACTGAGTGTTTACTAGAGGGTCTACAACGTATGTTTCACTATATGGGTGGTGTGCCGACAACGATACGATTCGATAACTTATCCCCCGCTGTGAAAAAGATAAAAGGTAAGGGTGAACGTGAACTCACTGATACATTTGAACGTTTTGTCTTACACTATGGGTTCAGTTACGAATTTTGTAATCCTGGGAAGGGGAATGAAAAAGGACACGTTGAAGCAATGGTGAAATATGTTCGAAATAACTTCTTATTACCCGAGTGCACCATAGTGGATCTCGACCAATTTAATGAAACACTTTGGCAATGCGCAGAGGAAGACCGAAATCGTCCACACTACTTAAAAGAAACGCTTCAATCAGAGTTATATAAGGAAGACAAAAAGGAATGGCTTATCCTTCCTGAGAAGAAGTTTGAATGTGTGCGTTATCAGGAAGTGAAGGCAGATAAATACGGGATTATAAACATCGATAACAAGGAATATTCAACGTCGCCTAGATTTGCCAAGCAGCGCATAAATATTTGTGTAACCTATAACTCTATTATTGTATTGAACGAAGAACGTCAGGTTATTGTAAAGCATTCTCGTTTATATGGAGTAAAAAGAAGGTCGATGAACTGGCAACCATATTTACACTTACTATCAAAACGTCCAAAGGCAATTAAATATTCTAGTTTATATGACCAATTTCCCCTTGAATGGTCCAACTTTTTAAGAGATTGTACAGAAGAAGAGCAGAAAGAAGTTTTACGTCTTTTAGCTACGCTCTTAAAAAATGATGATTTTACTTTATTGAATGAGGCATTAGAGTTAGCTTCTTCACATGGTCATCCTAGTGCGGATCAAATCAAGCATTGTTTCTATTCTCTACTAAATCAAGGTACATCTTATGAGGCGATTACTCCTCGTCTTAATGTTCCAACAGTACCTAGCGCAACTCGTGGGCTTTCTCATTACGATGCTTTCTTTCAAGGGGGTACGAGTGAATGAACGAGCAAATACAAGCCTACGCAAAGCGACTAAAGTTAAGTTGGATTAGAGAGAATTTTAATCAAATAGAAGCAGAAACAAATGAAGAGTACCTATTAAAGCTTTTTGAAAAGGAAGTCCAAAATCGAGAAGAAAGAAAAGTTAATTTATTACTAAGTCAAGCTCAGCTACCGAAGACAGGTTCTACTCCTTTCCAATGGGAACATATACAAATTCCACAAGGAATTGAACGTACAGCTGTCATTAATGGTGACTTTATTAAGGAGAGGGAAAACCTTATTTTATACGGTGGTGTCGGTACAGGAAAGACTTATTTGGCAACATTACTATCCTTAAATGCCATACATAGATTTGGCAGCCAGGTAAAGTTCTATACAGTGGCAGGCTTGGTTAATAAACTAATTGAAGCAAACCAGAAAAACACTCTACCAAAGCTGATGAAACAAATCGAAAAGCTAGACCTTTTAATACTTGATGAGCTCGGCTATATTCCGTTAAACAAAGAAGGAGCAGAGCTTTTATTTCAAGTGATTTCTATGTGTTATGAAAACCGAAGTATAGTGATTACAACCAATCTTCAATTCGGTCAATGGAATCATGTTTTTGGCGACCCGATTCTAACAGAAGCTGTCATTGACCGCCTGATTCACCATTCTCATTTACTTGTTTTTAAAGGAGATAGTTTTCGTTATAAAGAGTCTTTATTGCATCAATAATTTGAAGTGACAAGTGGCATGCATATTTAAATGCCATTTGGTACATTTTTTAATTGCCAAATACAACATGATTGCGTATCTTTTTGGCAGACTTTTAGGAGCATTTTTACTTTCTTTATTGCTTACTGGAATTTGGAGTCTGATCTACCGTGCGATTAAAAAGAAACCCATGCCTAAATTTTGGTTAAAGCTCTTTATTATTGCTGTTCTTCTAACAATAATTTCGATGGTAGGAGTAATGAATCAACAGAATATATAAAATATAGATACTCGTTTAATTGATGATGTAAGCTGAACAATAAAACAGAAGTTTATAAGTATTTTAGACTTTACTCCTAGGTCGTGGTTGCCAATTGAGTTACTCCTGGTAGAACTCAATCCATGATGATGAGAATAGAAAGAATGCGTGCCAAGTAAAACTTCTTTATTTTTCAGGAACTTTTATAATCAACAAACATAGCAGAAAGAACAGTCCCATGTAACCGAATATCGGATATAGTACTGACAGTAATTTCCCATATCCCACTTGGCTGATTAAAAAGATAACAAATAAGATTATCAATACAGCATGTTGATAACGGAGATGGAATGCCGACTGCAGCTGACGTGTAATTCCAAAGACATTCCCAACAACCGTATTGAAAATCTCGCCGTAAATAACGATTAAAAACAGGACGTGAATAAGAGTTCCAAAATGTTGGACGACTTCAGCCATAGGAATTTCATAATGAAATGTGTCCGGAAAGACCGATAATGAAAAATGAATCGATAACAGGATAAAGAATAAAGTCAGTCCACCCCAAAACCCGCCCCAGCGTAAGATATGTTCATCCTGAATTTCTTTTCCCAACGGTACAAGGACAACCTGTGCTGTCATCAGATTAAATGCTGCGTACGCAAAAGGGGATCCTGCCCAAGAAAGGTTGTCCGATAACTGAACAGGAAGGAGATTTTTTACCAGCAGATGCGGATGCTCGCCCGCAATAGAACTAGCTACAAACAGGACGAAAAGGATCATTAATGGAACAATGTAGGAGTTGATGGCGAATAAGCCGTTTAGCCCTTTCAACACGGTGATGTAAGAGAGAATAAGCGTAATGATAATTCCCAATTGAATTGGAAGGCCAAGCTGTTCATGAAAAACAGCGCCCGCCCCTGAAAGCATGACCGAAGTGACACCAATCACGACGAAGAAGATAAAAAGATTAACCGCTCTGGCAAAGTTGTGGCCGAAGAGATACTTATTTAATTCCTGATAAGAATAGGCCCCGATTCGAGCGGATATAATCATTATTTTAGTTCCAATCAGAATAAAAAATAGTCCGCTGATTGCAATGCCAATGGATCCTAAAGCCCCATAGACACTAAAAAACGTGACAATTTCTTTCCCTGATGAAAAACCTGCCCCCATAACAGTTCCGACATATGTTGCAGCTAATAGCAATATAGAAATTTTTCGATTCCGCATCACGCCACCTCATCATCATTTCTATGATAATGGAGGCGGGTAAAGACCAGCTTTTCAAATTTTAATCTTAAAAAAGCGAAAAACTTTCCAAACAAAGACGAGGAACAATATATATCAAAAATGAATAAGCATGATTTCAATCTAGATGATACAATTACTTTCAGAAAATCAATTGTTGGAGGAACTATAAAAGACATGACCAAAATCTCAGACGGTTTTCTTCTGCTAAAAATACATTAAAGTTCGACAAACAGATTAAGTCCCAGTAAGTAATTTTAGCTAGTAAGTATGAAGCTGGTATTGGTAAAGTAAATGAAAAATACTGAACTAAGAATTGGCTAAATCTCTCCAAATTGTATTCAAAACGATTTTCCTAACCCATTTTTAATCAAACTTTATTACTACTCTTCAATTTTGTAGGTTGCAAATAAAGTTGCGTCATTTTCCCCCTTTGGATATTATTATTTAAATGGTGTTTTTATGTCGAACATTTAAAGTCGAGAAGTGGAGCTAAGGTTAAAAGTTCCAGACGTTTCTTCTTTAGATCAATCAATAAGATGAAAAGGGATAAAAATCAGTAAACAACATGAGTTTTTAGTGAATTTAAGACATAACTACTTTTATATATCTGAATTTTCCGATGGTATCTTGGACTTTATTAGTGCCTTGAAGGAATTTTGATTTGGACGCTAATATGCACGATATATTAGTAAGAGAAATGGAAGGTGTGTATGTATTTATATTGGATATGGTTCTTGTTTCATGTAGCGACATGGATGTTAGGTTTTGTATATTTCGGAGATAATATTTCAGAAATGACATGGAGGCTACTTGGTTTATCGATATTTTTTATTCTATTCTTTATCATGCCTCTAGTTAGACAACATCCAATTATTATTACGTTTTTGCTTTCTATTAGTTCAGTAATTTCTGTAATTACGTTATTTCCAATGCAGCAGGAAAGTTTTAATCCGTTTTTGTTGCTTATTTTATCTTTATTGATTGGAGAAGCTTACTTTCGGTTGTCAAACCGTCTGGCCAGTATTGTCGCTGGAGTTTCTGTAATCGGAGTAATAGTTATCCTTTTGAATATAGTTCCTTCAATATCTATCATTAGTTTAATTTTGCTTTATCTTATTCTCTTCTTTGCTGCCGTTATCCTTTTTAAACGAACAAAGAATGATAGAGATGATCTTTTTGCCAGATATGATGCGTTGCTTAGTGAATATCGAAATATAAAAAGACGCCTTGCTTCTGAAGAAGAAACAGCGAGGCAGGAGGAACGTGTACTGATTGGTCATGAAATTCATGATTCTGTTGGTCACAAGCTGACTGCTCTCCTTATGCAGCTTGAAGTATTTCGGTTACAAGCTTCAGAAAGTGATAAATTGCATGTTGAATCGTTGAAGAAACTTGCAAACGAAAGCTTGGAAGAAACACGAAATGCAGTAAAAATGTTGAAAAGCAATGATGTTGGTGGGCTTCCAGGAATCTTACGTTTGATTCGTAAATTGGAAACAGAAAGTTTTATTCGAATCCATTTTTCAGTGAAGCATGGCGCATTTGCGGCACCACTTACTGGAGAGCAGTCCTTTGTTATCTATCGTTCTGTTCAGGAAGGATTGACGAATATTATGAAGCATAGTAATGCTAGAGAGGCAGAAGTTATGTTTGAAACGCCTGGGGGCAGTGTTTTTCGTTTTGAAATTAGTAACCCTGTAAAAAATGATAATCGATTTCAAGAAGGTTTTGGTCTAGCTTCCATGCGAGAACGGATTGAAAAAGTTGGTGGCGAGCTATATGTGGAGAAAACAGATGGTCAATTTATTGTTCGAGGTTTATTAAAATTAGCGGAGCTGGGGGAAGTTTATGATTCGAATACTACTAGCTGAAGACCAAGTGATGGTACGAGAAGGATTAAAAATGATGATGGAGACGGATGAGGAAATAAAAGTAACTGGAGAAGCAAGTAATGGGAAGGAAGCAATCGAGCTTTGTGAGAAGCAGTCATTTGATTTAATTATTTTAGATATTCGTATGCCTGTGATGGATGGGATTGAAGCTGCCAGAACGATTCAGAGTCGCTGGCCAGGGTCAAAAATTTTAATTTTGACAACTTTTGATAATAATCAATATGTGATGGATGCTTTAAAAATTGGTGTTAATGGATATATCCTAAAAAATGCTGATACAGATTCATTGATCCGGTCGATTCGCAGTGCATTACAAGGTGGATTAGCTGTAGAGGATCAGGTTGCTGCCAAGGTTATGCCACTATTACTTAACCAACAAGAGGAGAAAACCGTTGATCCGTCCTTAACACCTCGAGAACGTGCTATTTTAACGTGCATTGGAGAAGGGCTTAATAATAGTGAAATCGCAGAACGACTTGGGTTATCAGTAGGGACAGTGAAAAATAATACAAGTCAAATTTTAAATAAATTAGAACTGCGTGATCGGACACAATTAGCCATTTATGCCATTCGACATAACCTTGTTTGAGCATCGTAAAAAATAAAATGACTAAAGTAATCCTTATTAAACATGTTAGTGACTAAAGACAGTAGTGATGCTGTCTTTATTTTTGTATGCTTTAAATACAATCAATTAAGGGAGTGTGTCCAGATGATCGAAACGATTAAGTTAAGTAAAACATATAAGGGCAAAAATGCCGTAGACGAAATTGATATCTATTTAGATGAAGGAGAGTCAGTCGGCTTACTTGGTCCAAATGGAGCCGGGAAATCGACTACAATTTCCATGATATCCTCCTTACTGAAACCAACTTCCGGTGATGTAAAGCTATATGGTAAAAGTACGATTAAAAATCCCGCTGAAATTCGAAAGGTTCTTGGTGTTGTACCACAGGAAATTGCATTGTATGAGGATCTTTCTGCTTATGAGAATTTGAAGTTTTTCGGCGAAATTTACAAGGTGAAAAAAAATAAACTTGAGCAACAGATTCAAAATGTACTTGAAATGGTTGGATTAAAGGAGCGGCAAAAGGAACTTGTAAAAACATTCTCTGGCGGGATGAAAAGAAGAGTGAATATCGCAGCCGCATTGTTACACAATCCGAAAATCCTTATTTTAGATGAGCCAACTGTCGGAATTGATCCACAATCGAGAAACCATATTCTTGAAACGGTTCGTAAATTGAATGAAGAGAACGGGACAACGATACTATATACGAGTCATTACATGGAAGAGGTAGAGCAACTGTGTAAACGGGTCTATATTATGGATCACGGCAAAGTGGTAGCTTCAGGAAGTAAGGCAGAGCTATTAAGCATCCTCTCGAGTGAAGATACGATTCAAGTAAATTTAAGTGAAACAAGTGATAAATTGATTGAGAAGATCCGGTCAATAGAATATATCCGTCGTGTAGATGAAACAAGTGAAGGAATCCGAATTAGTGCAAAAAAAGGGACTAACATACTTAGTGATTTAGTTCGTACGGCAGAAAGTGAAGGGATTCAATTAACAAATTATCAAATGGAAACACCCAGTCTTGAGGATGTATTTTTACATTTGACTGGTCGAACATTAAGAGATTAGGAGGAGGTAAAGGAAGATGCGTTCATTTTTGAAAAAAGATTTACTTGTCTTTTGGAGAGACCGTAAAGAAGTGCTTATTTCTTTATTAGCACCAATTGTGCTGATTATTGTTTTAAACTTTGCCTTCTCTGGTTTATTTGGTGAGGATGCTGAAGTATTGGATATTGATTTAGGAATTGTTTTAGAAGATGATGAGTCTCTTGGGCTTGAGCAGTTTACGGAAGCCGTTTTAGAAATGGATTTATCGGAAGAAGAAAAGACAGGGATAATAGAGCAGGGATCATCTATTTCTCCAAGCGGCTTAATGACATCCTTTTTTAATGATCCAGAATTAAGTGGATGGATTACGACAAAGCAATTAAGTGAAGAAGAGGCAAAGGAAGAAGTTAAGAACGGGAATTTGGATGCAATTGTTAAGATTCCAGAAGGATTTACGTATAGTGTCCTAAGTAAGCTTATGCTTGATCAGTCTGCAGAGGTTGATCTTGTTCTCCAGATTGAAGAGCAATCTACAGAATCGGATACTATCAATAACATCATTTCAAATTATCTCAATACTCTTAACTTTCAATTTGCACTTCAAGGTGTAACGGACGGTGAATTACAGGAACTAGTATTGCCTGAAGGTGGTAGAGAAGTAGTTGAAGGAGCCGAGTCGTTTGGTATTTCGCAATATTTTACAGTTGCAATGAGCTCTTTGTTTGCATTATTTATAGCTTCAACTGTTGCAATGAAGACTACCATGGAAAAAAGAGAGCGCGTATTCAACCGGATTATATTAACGAATACAAATCCAATTTCCTTTTTAATGGGAAAAACTATTTCTACTTTCGGCTTCACATGGTTACAATTAATGATTGTATTTGGAGTATGTCAATTGCTGTTAAATGTGTTTGCAGGAAAATCAATGGCATTTTGGGTTGGAGCCATCGTAATTATAACGTTCTTCTCCTTAGCAGTAGCCGGACTATCCGCAGTGTTCACGACAATCACATTAAATCTAAGTAATACAGATGCAGCTAATGGAGCATTTAATTTGGTCATTATGTTACTTGCTGCAGTTGGTGGGAATTTATTTCCGATACAGGGACTACCAGAATGGTTACAAAGTGTTGGGGAATGGACACCGAATGGATTGAGCTTGTCCGTTTTTATGCAGTGGGCGCAATTCGGTGATCCTCAGACTTTAATTATTCCGATGGTGAAGTTATTTATGTTTTTTATTGGTTGTCTTATCATTGGAATATTTCTATTTCCTAGAAGGGGGAGAGTATAATGTTCCCAGTATTTAAGGCGCAATGGAGGAAAGATAAACGGAAGCCGTTGTTAGTTATTCTTTTTCTTGTAGGAAGTATTGCATTAACACTTATTTTTTCGAGTAATAATATGACATCCCAAACAACTATAGCGATATTTAGTAATGAATCAAATAGTAGTGATGTAGTTGATAAATGGGAACCTTTATTAAATCGCAGTGAATCCTTTAATTTTGTTATAGTAGATGAAGAAACTGCACGTACGGATGTGTCAGAGGGGAGAAGAGACATAGCAATTAACTTGATGGAGCATGATTATCGATTCATTACAGCCTATGATATTCCAACCCTACCACTGATTGATCAGTACGTTAAAAAGATATTTATAGAGGAAGCGCAAATTGAAGCAGCAGCAGGTTCACAGGAAATTGATGAGATTAAGAATTATGTAGAAGGCTATTTGGAAGATCCACCATTGCAAATTCATACGGAATCACTGGATGGAGGAGAAGTATCTAATCATGATATGGGGATTCAGTTATTGTTTGGATTTACGCTTTTTATGACGATGTTTACCATTGGATTTAAAGTGAATGGAGTCTTGTCAGATAAGGTAAGTGGAGTTTGGAATCGAATGATTTTATCACCTGTAAGTAAGACAGGAATGTACATGGGACATCTTCTTTATAGTTTTTTGGTCGGATTTATTCAGATCACTGTTGTATTTGTGATTTTCCACTATTTACTGAACTATGATTTAGGTAATAATTTCGCTATGCTTCTTGTAATAGCTGCAGTTTATGCACTGAGTATCGTTAGTATGGCGATGTTAATAACAGGGTTTGTGAAAACACCAGAGCAATTTTATATGATTTACCCTTCTGTTGTACCAATTATTCCTGTTATTAGTGGTGTTTATATGCCACCAGGAACAATAAGTAACACAGTTCTCTTGTTTATTGCCGATTTATTTCCGTTGACACATGCAATGGAAGCGATGATGGGTGTTACGTTATACCATGCAGGCTGGAATGAGATTGCTTTGTCATTAGTACTAATGCTTTTAATTGGTGTCATCTGCATGGGGGTAGGAATTAATTTGGTAGAACGAAGGA contains the following coding sequences:
- the istB gene encoding IS21-like element helper ATPase IstB, encoding MNEQIQAYAKRLKLSWIRENFNQIEAETNEEYLLKLFEKEVQNREERKVNLLLSQAQLPKTGSTPFQWEHIQIPQGIERTAVINGDFIKERENLILYGGVGTGKTYLATLLSLNAIHRFGSQVKFYTVAGLVNKLIEANQKNTLPKLMKQIEKLDLLILDELGYIPLNKEGAELLFQVISMCYENRSIVITTNLQFGQWNHVFGDPILTEAVIDRLIHHSHLLVFKGDSFRYKESLLHQ
- a CDS encoding DUF1569 domain-containing protein; this encodes MKNIFDPLHTKEILDRIDKLSPNSRPQWGKMDVAQMLAHCSAFQDIAMGNSVPKRGWLGILIGPFVKSLFYNDKPPAHNMSTIPNILITDEREFETERGKLKEKIIIFQKNGPEKCTTHPHAFFGKLTSEQWGKGIYKHLDHHLKQFGV
- a CDS encoding response regulator translates to MIRILLAEDQVMVREGLKMMMETDEEIKVTGEASNGKEAIELCEKQSFDLIILDIRMPVMDGIEAARTIQSRWPGSKILILTTFDNNQYVMDALKIGVNGYILKNADTDSLIRSIRSALQGGLAVEDQVAAKVMPLLLNQQEEKTVDPSLTPRERAILTCIGEGLNNSEIAERLGLSVGTVKNNTSQILNKLELRDRTQLAIYAIRHNLV
- a CDS encoding ABC transporter permease, which encodes MFPVFKAQWRKDKRKPLLVILFLVGSIALTLIFSSNNMTSQTTIAIFSNESNSSDVVDKWEPLLNRSESFNFVIVDEETARTDVSEGRRDIAINLMEHDYRFITAYDIPTLPLIDQYVKKIFIEEAQIEAAAGSQEIDEIKNYVEGYLEDPPLQIHTESLDGGEVSNHDMGIQLLFGFTLFMTMFTIGFKVNGVLSDKVSGVWNRMILSPVSKTGMYMGHLLYSFLVGFIQITVVFVIFHYLLNYDLGNNFAMLLVIAAVYALSIVSMAMLITGFVKTPEQFYMIYPSVVPIIPVISGVYMPPGTISNTVLLFIADLFPLTHAMEAMMGVTLYHAGWNEIALSLVLMLLIGVICMGVGINLVERRKD
- a CDS encoding ABC transporter ATP-binding protein yields the protein MIETIKLSKTYKGKNAVDEIDIYLDEGESVGLLGPNGAGKSTTISMISSLLKPTSGDVKLYGKSTIKNPAEIRKVLGVVPQEIALYEDLSAYENLKFFGEIYKVKKNKLEQQIQNVLEMVGLKERQKELVKTFSGGMKRRVNIAAALLHNPKILILDEPTVGIDPQSRNHILETVRKLNEENGTTILYTSHYMEEVEQLCKRVYIMDHGKVVASGSKAELLSILSSEDTIQVNLSETSDKLIEKIRSIEYIRRVDETSEGIRISAKKGTNILSDLVRTAESEGIQLTNYQMETPSLEDVFLHLTGRTLRD
- a CDS encoding sensor histidine kinase, whose product is MYLYWIWFLFHVATWMLGFVYFGDNISEMTWRLLGLSIFFILFFIMPLVRQHPIIITFLLSISSVISVITLFPMQQESFNPFLLLILSLLIGEAYFRLSNRLASIVAGVSVIGVIVILLNIVPSISIISLILLYLILFFAAVILFKRTKNDRDDLFARYDALLSEYRNIKRRLASEEETARQEERVLIGHEIHDSVGHKLTALLMQLEVFRLQASESDKLHVESLKKLANESLEETRNAVKMLKSNDVGGLPGILRLIRKLETESFIRIHFSVKHGAFAAPLTGEQSFVIYRSVQEGLTNIMKHSNAREAEVMFETPGGSVFRFEISNPVKNDNRFQEGFGLASMRERIEKVGGELYVEKTDGQFIVRGLLKLAELGEVYDSNTTS
- a CDS encoding SRPBCC family protein → MDNQITTKFMILKSANEVFEAIVDPVKIGNFWFSSSSERWEQGKSVTLRYDEYEAEGVINVLEIELNKKIVFSWGEESGEETIVTITLKELDKESTLIEVNESGFHKHDPEIVNKMLGQKEGWVYMLACLKSYLEHGVSDLRASLIH
- the istA gene encoding IS21 family transposase, producing the protein MLAVAQIDYIRHEVNQKGGTYSSVARKMELDPRTVSKYANQEEFPVKKPQKRSSRVMDPVKPILDKWIREDLKKKKKNHRTAKRMYEQLVKFHSFEGSARTVRDYVSRRKKELKEYIEGASLPLESIPGTAQVDFGTAPFLYESEIIDLPYLVMSFPYSNSFLFQVFPSENTECLLEGLQRMFHYMGGVPTTIRFDNLSPAVKKIKGKGERELTDTFERFVLHYGFSYEFCNPGKGNEKGHVEAMVKYVRNNFLLPECTIVDLDQFNETLWQCAEEDRNRPHYLKETLQSELYKEDKKEWLILPEKKFECVRYQEVKADKYGIINIDNKEYSTSPRFAKQRINICVTYNSIIVLNEERQVIVKHSRLYGVKRRSMNWQPYLHLLSKRPKAIKYSSLYDQFPLEWSNFLRDCTEEEQKEVLRLLATLLKNDDFTLLNEALELASSHGHPSADQIKHCFYSLLNQGTSYEAITPRLNVPTVPSATRGLSHYDAFFQGGTSE
- a CDS encoding ABC transporter permease, with translation MRSFLKKDLLVFWRDRKEVLISLLAPIVLIIVLNFAFSGLFGEDAEVLDIDLGIVLEDDESLGLEQFTEAVLEMDLSEEEKTGIIEQGSSISPSGLMTSFFNDPELSGWITTKQLSEEEAKEEVKNGNLDAIVKIPEGFTYSVLSKLMLDQSAEVDLVLQIEEQSTESDTINNIISNYLNTLNFQFALQGVTDGELQELVLPEGGREVVEGAESFGISQYFTVAMSSLFALFIASTVAMKTTMEKRERVFNRIILTNTNPISFLMGKTISTFGFTWLQLMIVFGVCQLLLNVFAGKSMAFWVGAIVIITFFSLAVAGLSAVFTTITLNLSNTDAANGAFNLVIMLLAAVGGNLFPIQGLPEWLQSVGEWTPNGLSLSVFMQWAQFGDPQTLIIPMVKLFMFFIGCLIIGIFLFPRRGRV